Below is a window of Mycobacterium dioxanotrophicus DNA.
CGCGCAGGATGTAGGCCGCCCGCTCGGGCGGCGCGAGTTTCTCCATCAACATCAGTGTCGCGACCTGAAGAGCCTCGCCGCGTTCGGCGCCCAACGCCGGGTCTGCACTGGTGTCGACCGGATCGGGAAGCCAAGGGCCGATGTAGGTTTCGCGCCGGACCCGGGCTGACTGCAGCACGTTGACGCACATCCGCGTCACCATGGTGGTCAAGAATGCGGCCGGCTCACGCACCTCGTCGCGTTCGGTGGCCTGCCAGCGCACCCAGGCGTCCTGCAGTACGTCCTCGGCCTCGGCGACACTGCCCAGCATGCGGTAGGCCAGGCCGAACAGCCGCGGGCGGACTTTCGTGAAGACCTCCTCGGCGTCGGCAAGGTCGGTCATGAGAGGTAGTCAAACACACCGACGAACCCCGCCACCGGCGATGCCATGCGCGCGCTGTGACACATCGCACTGTCACAGATCAGCGGACGGCCCGGTCTATCTGAAAGACCCCCACCCGCAAAGAGGAGTATCGATGCGCCGAACCCGACGCCTCTACGGTCGCGACGCCGAATGCGCTGCGCTCGACGAGTTCCTCGCCGACATCCGATCCGGCCGCGGCCGGGTGCTGGTGCTGCGCGGTGAGGCAGGTGTCGGCAAGACCGCGCTGCTGACCTATCTGCACAACCGCAAGCCCGATGTGCGCGTCCTGCGCGTCACCGGGGTGGAATCCGACATGGAACTGCCGTATGCCGGTCTGCAGCAGCTGTGCGCGCCGCTGCTCGACCGGCTCGACCGCCTGACCCGGCCCCAACGCGATGCGGTGAGCGTCGCCTTCGGCCTGGCCGCCGGGCCGGCGCCGGACGCCTTTCTGGTGGGTCTCGCGGTGCTGAGCCTGCTTTCGGAGGTCGCAGGCACGCAACCGCTGCTCTGCCTCGTCGACGATGCACAGTGGATCGACCGGGCCTCGCTGCAGGCACTCACCTTCGTCGCGCGCCGGCTCACCGCCGAACCGGTCGGCGTGATCTTCGCCGCCCGGGCCACCGCAGGCCACGACACCGCGCTGGCGGGACTCCCCGTGCTGGCCATCACCGGGCTCTGCACCGAACACGCCGGACAGCTCCTCGACTCCGTCGTGCCGGGGCGTCTCGACCGCCGGGTCCGCGACCAGATCGTGGCGGAGACCCGCGGCCTCCCCCTCGGACTGTTGGAGTCCGCCCGCAACCGCACTGCCGCCGAACTCGCCGGCGGATTCGGAGACCCCGGTCGCCCCGGTCCCCCGCTGCAGATCGAATTGACCTACGCGCAGCGCATCGCAGCCATGCCCGGCCCGACACGCCGGCTGCTGCTGGCCGCCGCCGCGGATCCCGTCGGCGACCCGTTGCTGTTGATGCGGGCGGCCCAGCGACTCGGTATCCCTGCGGACGCCCTGGCTCCGGCCGAACGCGACGGCCTGATCGAATTCGCAGGGCGCGTGCTCTTCAACCATCCGCTGGTGCGATCGGCGGCCTACCGTTGCGCCGATCTGGCCGAGCGGCGTGCGATCCACGCGGTCCTGGCCGAGGTCACCGACCCCGCCGTCGACCCCGACCGGCGCGCCTGGCATTCGGCGTATGCCACCACCGGACCCGACGACACCGTCGCCGCCGACCTGGAAGCAGCGGCCGAGCGTGCACAACAGCGCGGAGGTGTGGCGGCCGCGGCCGCCTTTCTGCAGCGGGCCACCGCACTGACCCGAGATCCCGTACGTCGCGGTGCCCGGGCCCTGGCAGCAGCGCGCGCCAAGTGCGATGCGGCGGCCCCAGCCGAGGCCGAGGATCTGCTCGGCATCGCCGAACTCGGGCCGTTGACTGATCTGGACCGGGCCCGCGCCACACGGCTGCGGGCCCGGCTGTTGCTGTCTCGCGGCCACCTCCAGGGTCCTGCGGTCCACGAACTGCTCGACGCCGCACGGCAATTGGAGAATTTAGACGATCCGGGCGCGGCTGAGACCTACCTCGAGGCGCTCACCGCGGCCATGCACGCCGGCCGGCTCGGTGAGGCGGGCACGTTGCACGACACCGCTCGGTCTGCGCGGGCCGTCGCGACGCCCGCGGCCGAACTGACTCATCCGGCGTACCTGTTGGTGAGCGGCATCTCGCGACGGATCGGGACCGACAGCGGCACAGGGCATACCGAATTGCGTGCCGCTGTGGCCCTGTTGGACACCATGCTGCACACGGATCCTTGCCACCTCCAGTGGCCGGGTGGGGCATTCCCGATCGCTCAGGAATCGGCCGTCCACGAGCTCTGGGACGACGAGGCGTGGCATCGGCTCGCGACGCGATCGGTCCAGCTGGCACGGGACACCGCAGCCCTGGCCATCCTGCCCCGGGCCCTCGGTTATCGGGCCGGAGCACACATCCAGGCCGGCGAATTCGCCGCGGCGGCCATGCTCATCGAAGAAGCCGATTCGATCAGCGCCGCAACGGGATACCCATCGATGACCGACCACTCACTGATCCTGGCCGCCTGGCGCGGTCACCCCACCGAAGCCAACCCCTTCATCCAAGCGGCCGCGGAGAGAGCCACGTCGCGCGGTGCGGGCCGCCTGCTCGGTTTGACCGCATATGCCAGGGCGCTCCTGCACAACGGTCTCGGCAACTACGACCAGGCGTACGCCGCCGCGCGTGAAGCGTGCGAATACCAAGACCTCGGCCTGTTCGGCTGGTCGCTCGGCGAGCTCGTCGAATCGGCATCGCGGTGCGGCGAACCCGATGCCGCCAAGCGGGCCCTGCGTCAACTGGAGGAAAGCACCCTGCCCAGCGGAACCGATTGGGCGCTGGGCACACTCGCGGCATCGCGCGCCCTGCTCGCCGACGATCAGCTTGCCGAGGAGCTGTACGTCGAAGCGATCCAGCGGCTCGACCGCACGCGCATCGTCGTGCACCAAGCGCGGGCCCGGCTGCGGCACGGCGAGTGGCTGCGCCGCATGAACCGGCGTGCCGACGCGCGCACGCAACTCGGCGCCGCCCACACCATGTTCACGCGCATGGGCGCGCACGCCTTCGCCGAGCGGGCCCGCCGAGAGCTGGTGGCCG
It encodes the following:
- a CDS encoding ATP-binding protein — its product is MRRTRRLYGRDAECAALDEFLADIRSGRGRVLVLRGEAGVGKTALLTYLHNRKPDVRVLRVTGVESDMELPYAGLQQLCAPLLDRLDRLTRPQRDAVSVAFGLAAGPAPDAFLVGLAVLSLLSEVAGTQPLLCLVDDAQWIDRASLQALTFVARRLTAEPVGVIFAARATAGHDTALAGLPVLAITGLCTEHAGQLLDSVVPGRLDRRVRDQIVAETRGLPLGLLESARNRTAAELAGGFGDPGRPGPPLQIELTYAQRIAAMPGPTRRLLLAAAADPVGDPLLLMRAAQRLGIPADALAPAERDGLIEFAGRVLFNHPLVRSAAYRCADLAERRAIHAVLAEVTDPAVDPDRRAWHSAYATTGPDDTVAADLEAAAERAQQRGGVAAAAAFLQRATALTRDPVRRGARALAAARAKCDAAAPAEAEDLLGIAELGPLTDLDRARATRLRARLLLSRGHLQGPAVHELLDAARQLENLDDPGAAETYLEALTAAMHAGRLGEAGTLHDTARSARAVATPAAELTHPAYLLVSGISRRIGTDSGTGHTELRAAVALLDTMLHTDPCHLQWPGGAFPIAQESAVHELWDDEAWHRLATRSVQLARDTAALAILPRALGYRAGAHIQAGEFAAAAMLIEEADSISAATGYPSMTDHSLILAAWRGHPTEANPFIQAAAERATSRGAGRLLGLTAYARALLHNGLGNYDQAYAAAREACEYQDLGLFGWSLGELVESASRCGEPDAAKRALRQLEESTLPSGTDWALGTLAASRALLADDQLAEELYVEAIQRLDRTRIVVHQARARLRHGEWLRRMNRRADARTQLGAAHTMFTRMGAHAFAERARRELVAAGQKTRSRSVAGGDRLTAQEAQIAGLAAAGLTNQEIGAQLFISTHTVEWHLRKVFVKLHITSRRQLRGTSWAH